One genomic region from Tachysurus vachellii isolate PV-2020 chromosome 22, HZAU_Pvac_v1, whole genome shotgun sequence encodes:
- the LOC132838035 gene encoding opioid growth factor receptor-like protein 1 isoform X2, with protein MDYYGDHYDSTWEEDNGHEDTGEGSFSAHRNTYAAKDMQIFRRKSRKTSEHLKDWTDDMNDDIDLPNWRFYTNEKKFNPGGVYIDDFHSYWFGNYDDLEYVHSYIQWLFPIQEMGMNFASRELSLTEIKLFHEDDEVKKRLLTSYKLMLDFYGIRLVSEDTGEVERAQNWRKRFENLNRNTHNNLRITRILKCLGLLGFSHYQAPLVHFFLEETLVHDTLPRVKQSALDYFMFAVLDKRQRKELIRFAFWYFEPKDKFVWCPRSIYNEFLQDEGPPILKFSTSLSEGVSNDSTSQSDKNELKNSGVQNKDDAGTGEGTNNDKCHSSESRKDKNVSDLCQESEKPALPIPGAGNANMSGINENNKALSGVNSQHDSHIASESQATIQKDDGKARNEKHPNSEQKATEKSDKNGSDYAESSKQSEVLSGDKNFGNSTTSSESTNENIQTANHSRESENAAKETPLSGSEQRDQGDKLEKGNKVELISKVSGNDSKENGSEENQMSVSESPEDSVVTGSGTHNEANSDAHYEADMNSEKYTESEGSIVGNLQEGGELQSQENALKRTEEVGEKKKDGVNQSMEDSPIELSPSHAVTSNDNEYTDSGDVKDGENTESEPDMAPVSDVNSFQVIPGKDTETGEGKEEKSFEEEKTEIGCVKDGGNEQEVNIV; from the exons GGGTCATTTAGTGCACACAGGAACACATATGCTGCAAAAGACATGCAAATCTTTAGACGCAAGTCTAGG AAAACCTCCGAACATCTTAAAGACTGGACAGATGATATGAATGAC GACATAGACTTACCGAATTGGCGATTTTACACAAATGAGAAAAAGTTCAACCCTGGAG gTGTGTACATTGATGATTTTCACAGTTACTGGTTTGGTAATTATGACGATCTGGAATATGTGCACTCCTACATTCAATG GCTGTTTCCAATTCAGGAGATGGGAATGAACTTTGCATCACGTGAACTAAGCCTAACAGAAATAAAG CTGTTCCATGAGGATGACGAGGTTAAGAAAAGACTGTTGACGTCTTACAAGCTCATGTTGGACTTTTACGGAATACGGCTTGTCAGTGAAGACACTGGAGAGGTGGAACGTGCACAAAACTGGAGAAAACGATTTGAAAACCTAAACAG AAACACGCACAACAATCTTCGCATCACCCGCATCCTAAAGTGCCTGGGTTTACTGGGGTTTAGTCACTATCAAGCACCGCTGGTTCACTTCTTCCTTGAGGAGACTCTGGTGCATGACACACTTCCACGTGTAAAGCAGAGTGCTCTGGACTACTTTATGTTTGCAGTTCTGGACAAGCGTCAACGAAAAGAACTGATCAGATTTGCCTTCTGGTATTTTGAGCCAAAAGACAAATTTGTGTGGTGTCCTAGAAGCATTTATAATGAATTCTTACAGGACGAAGGGCCACCGATCCTCAAATTCAGTActagtcttagtgaaggagtgTCAAATGATTCGACCTCTCAGAGTGATAAGAATGAGCTGAAGAACAGCGGAGTACAAAATAAAGATGACGCTGGAACAGGTGAAGGCACAAATAATGATAAATGTCACAGCAGCGAAAGCAGAAAAGATAAGAATGTGTCAGATTTGTGTCAGGAGTCTGAAAAACCAGCTCTACCCATCCCTGGTGCAGGAAATGCAAATATGAGtggcattaatgaaaataataaagctCTGTCAGGAGTTAATTCTCAGCATGACAGTCACATAGCTTCAGAAAGTCAAGCTACAATCCAGAAGGATGACGGTAAAGCAAGAAACGAGAAACATCCAAATTCTGAACAAAAGGCTACAGAGAAATCAGATAAGAATGGTAGTGATTACGCTGAATCATCCAAGCAGTCTGAGGTTCTGAGTGGTGATAAAAACTTTGGCAATAGCACAACCAGTTCAGAAAGCACTAATGAAAACATACAAACTGCAAATCACAGCAGGGAAAGCGAGAACGCCGCAAAAGAAACACCTCTATCAGGGAGTGAGCAACGAGATCAAGGAGACAAATTGGAGAAAGGCAATAAAGTTGAGTTAATATCAAAGGTTTCTGGAAACGATTCCAAAGAAAATGGTTCAGAAGAAAACCAGATGAGTGTCAGTGAATCGCCAGAAGACAGTGTGGTGACTGGAAGTGGAACTCACAATGAGGCAAATTCTGACGCACACTATGAAGCAGATATGAATAGTGAAAAATATACTGAATCAGAGGGAAGCATCGTGGGGAATCTGCAAGAAGGAGGAGAACTGCAAAGCCAAGAAAATGCACtgaaaagaacagaagaagtaggtgagaagaaaaaagatggaGTAAATCAATCTATGGAAGACAGTCCTATTGAGTTGAGTCCTAGCCATGCTGTCACATCAAACGATAATGAATATACAGACTCAGGAGATGTTAAGGATGGAGAGAACACTGAATCTGAACCAGACATGGCTCCTGTTAGTGATGTTAACTCCTTTCAGGTTATTCCTGGTAAGGACACTGAGACAGGAGAGGGAAAGGAAGAAAAGTCTTTTGaggaagaaaagacagaaattgGGTGTGTAAAAGATGGAGGAAATGAACAAGAGGTGAATATTGTTTGA
- the LOC132838035 gene encoding opioid growth factor receptor-like protein 1 isoform X1, whose translation MGVFRCVVKLLYQSLLFLFRLPRPVFGFISWLFGALGKFGRFEIQDRAMDYYGDHYDSTWEEDNGHEDTGEGSFSAHRNTYAAKDMQIFRRKSRKTSEHLKDWTDDMNDDIDLPNWRFYTNEKKFNPGGVYIDDFHSYWFGNYDDLEYVHSYIQWLFPIQEMGMNFASRELSLTEIKLFHEDDEVKKRLLTSYKLMLDFYGIRLVSEDTGEVERAQNWRKRFENLNRNTHNNLRITRILKCLGLLGFSHYQAPLVHFFLEETLVHDTLPRVKQSALDYFMFAVLDKRQRKELIRFAFWYFEPKDKFVWCPRSIYNEFLQDEGPPILKFSTSLSEGVSNDSTSQSDKNELKNSGVQNKDDAGTGEGTNNDKCHSSESRKDKNVSDLCQESEKPALPIPGAGNANMSGINENNKALSGVNSQHDSHIASESQATIQKDDGKARNEKHPNSEQKATEKSDKNGSDYAESSKQSEVLSGDKNFGNSTTSSESTNENIQTANHSRESENAAKETPLSGSEQRDQGDKLEKGNKVELISKVSGNDSKENGSEENQMSVSESPEDSVVTGSGTHNEANSDAHYEADMNSEKYTESEGSIVGNLQEGGELQSQENALKRTEEVGEKKKDGVNQSMEDSPIELSPSHAVTSNDNEYTDSGDVKDGENTESEPDMAPVSDVNSFQVIPGKDTETGEGKEEKSFEEEKTEIGCVKDGGNEQEVNIV comes from the exons GGGTCATTTAGTGCACACAGGAACACATATGCTGCAAAAGACATGCAAATCTTTAGACGCAAGTCTAGG AAAACCTCCGAACATCTTAAAGACTGGACAGATGATATGAATGAC GACATAGACTTACCGAATTGGCGATTTTACACAAATGAGAAAAAGTTCAACCCTGGAG gTGTGTACATTGATGATTTTCACAGTTACTGGTTTGGTAATTATGACGATCTGGAATATGTGCACTCCTACATTCAATG GCTGTTTCCAATTCAGGAGATGGGAATGAACTTTGCATCACGTGAACTAAGCCTAACAGAAATAAAG CTGTTCCATGAGGATGACGAGGTTAAGAAAAGACTGTTGACGTCTTACAAGCTCATGTTGGACTTTTACGGAATACGGCTTGTCAGTGAAGACACTGGAGAGGTGGAACGTGCACAAAACTGGAGAAAACGATTTGAAAACCTAAACAG AAACACGCACAACAATCTTCGCATCACCCGCATCCTAAAGTGCCTGGGTTTACTGGGGTTTAGTCACTATCAAGCACCGCTGGTTCACTTCTTCCTTGAGGAGACTCTGGTGCATGACACACTTCCACGTGTAAAGCAGAGTGCTCTGGACTACTTTATGTTTGCAGTTCTGGACAAGCGTCAACGAAAAGAACTGATCAGATTTGCCTTCTGGTATTTTGAGCCAAAAGACAAATTTGTGTGGTGTCCTAGAAGCATTTATAATGAATTCTTACAGGACGAAGGGCCACCGATCCTCAAATTCAGTActagtcttagtgaaggagtgTCAAATGATTCGACCTCTCAGAGTGATAAGAATGAGCTGAAGAACAGCGGAGTACAAAATAAAGATGACGCTGGAACAGGTGAAGGCACAAATAATGATAAATGTCACAGCAGCGAAAGCAGAAAAGATAAGAATGTGTCAGATTTGTGTCAGGAGTCTGAAAAACCAGCTCTACCCATCCCTGGTGCAGGAAATGCAAATATGAGtggcattaatgaaaataataaagctCTGTCAGGAGTTAATTCTCAGCATGACAGTCACATAGCTTCAGAAAGTCAAGCTACAATCCAGAAGGATGACGGTAAAGCAAGAAACGAGAAACATCCAAATTCTGAACAAAAGGCTACAGAGAAATCAGATAAGAATGGTAGTGATTACGCTGAATCATCCAAGCAGTCTGAGGTTCTGAGTGGTGATAAAAACTTTGGCAATAGCACAACCAGTTCAGAAAGCACTAATGAAAACATACAAACTGCAAATCACAGCAGGGAAAGCGAGAACGCCGCAAAAGAAACACCTCTATCAGGGAGTGAGCAACGAGATCAAGGAGACAAATTGGAGAAAGGCAATAAAGTTGAGTTAATATCAAAGGTTTCTGGAAACGATTCCAAAGAAAATGGTTCAGAAGAAAACCAGATGAGTGTCAGTGAATCGCCAGAAGACAGTGTGGTGACTGGAAGTGGAACTCACAATGAGGCAAATTCTGACGCACACTATGAAGCAGATATGAATAGTGAAAAATATACTGAATCAGAGGGAAGCATCGTGGGGAATCTGCAAGAAGGAGGAGAACTGCAAAGCCAAGAAAATGCACtgaaaagaacagaagaagtaggtgagaagaaaaaagatggaGTAAATCAATCTATGGAAGACAGTCCTATTGAGTTGAGTCCTAGCCATGCTGTCACATCAAACGATAATGAATATACAGACTCAGGAGATGTTAAGGATGGAGAGAACACTGAATCTGAACCAGACATGGCTCCTGTTAGTGATGTTAACTCCTTTCAGGTTATTCCTGGTAAGGACACTGAGACAGGAGAGGGAAAGGAAGAAAAGTCTTTTGaggaagaaaagacagaaattgGGTGTGTAAAAGATGGAGGAAATGAACAAGAGGTGAATATTGTTTGA